One stretch of Nitratiruptor tergarcus DSM 16512 DNA includes these proteins:
- a CDS encoding glycosyltransferase family 39 protein: MIFYYILFYFFILLYGSLKLGIGPDEAKIVFASSGWLHTLANTLYKIYPQELFVRLPVLLISIANVYLIYLLAKRYVKKEQDALLAAVIYSLLPAVLATGVILNKAPFLIFLTALLLLLSPFRIGGMILALVLLFLDKAFAILFLAIAFYTLYKKRWRYAFFYFILFCASILLFGFSVGGKPKSYFLDTFGVFSAIFSPLLFLYFFYVIYRTMIKEHKDVLWFVSAVAFLFALFLSFRQKINLLDFAPFAVFGVILMVRTFLHSVRSRLPKYRKKFYFAFVIVISFMILNDAALFFNELLFGHLKRHFAKQYYIGKLLAKELQQRGISCLTTSDASLSLQLQFYGIGFCSNFKLSKTSGEKINIHYNNRILASYYVSKSNE, encoded by the coding sequence ATGATCTTTTATTATATTCTTTTTTACTTTTTTATTCTTCTTTATGGTTCATTAAAACTTGGCATAGGTCCAGATGAGGCAAAAATTGTGTTTGCTTCATCTGGATGGCTTCATACTCTTGCAAACACTTTGTATAAAATATACCCGCAAGAGCTCTTTGTGCGGTTACCAGTACTACTTATCTCTATAGCAAATGTCTATCTCATATATCTTTTGGCAAAACGTTATGTAAAAAAAGAGCAAGATGCACTGCTGGCAGCAGTTATTTACTCTCTTCTTCCAGCAGTTTTAGCAACCGGTGTAATTCTCAATAAAGCCCCTTTTTTAATCTTTTTAACAGCACTTTTACTGCTTCTTTCCCCCTTTCGTATTGGTGGGATGATTCTTGCTCTCGTTTTACTCTTTTTGGATAAGGCCTTTGCAATTTTGTTTTTAGCTATTGCTTTTTATACACTCTATAAAAAAAGATGGAGATATGCATTTTTTTATTTTATTCTCTTTTGTGCATCTATACTTCTTTTTGGTTTTTCTGTAGGAGGGAAGCCAAAAAGCTATTTTCTTGATACTTTTGGAGTTTTTAGTGCAATATTTTCCCCTCTTCTTTTTCTCTATTTTTTTTATGTCATTTATAGAACTATGATAAAAGAGCATAAAGATGTTTTATGGTTTGTGAGTGCAGTAGCATTTTTGTTTGCACTATTTCTCTCTTTCAGACAAAAAATAAACCTTTTAGATTTTGCTCCTTTTGCAGTGTTTGGAGTGATTTTGATGGTACGCACCTTTTTGCATAGTGTGCGTTCACGTCTTCCAAAATATCGCAAAAAGTTTTATTTTGCTTTTGTTATTGTTATCTCTTTTATGATTCTCAATGATGCTGCTCTTTTTTTCAATGAACTTCTTTTTGGTCATCTCAAACGCCATTTTGCAAAGCAGTATTATATAGGGAAACTCCTTGCAAAAGAGCTACAGCAAAGAGGTATCTCCTGTCTTACTACTTCTGATGCTTCACTGTCACTGCAACTGCAGTTTTATGGTATTGGCTTTTGTAGTAATTTTAAACTTTCAAAAACTTCAGGGGAAAAAATTAATATACACTATAACAATAGGATCCTGGCGAGTTATTATGTTTCTAAAAGTAACGAATAA
- a CDS encoding nucleotidyltransferase domain-containing protein, whose product MDIKYVIEELLNENADDLTISKALRNSINEYFKKLDQLFDKTQGKDFLVKHTRYIDSIITAIYKVAVRKMFGIYSPLSNAIPITVIALGSYGREQLAPYSDIDLLILYEETEGYNTKALIEKILYIIWDTKLKLGHRVHELKEIQEIAKSDDTIKTALLESRFLIGSKYLWFKYENELAKVRQYNQKEYILAKIEEAKKRRHKYPFAMEPHIKEGVGSLRDANLVYWIANVIYGITSLKNLIGTLFNEEEYKEYRIALEWLFRIRAALHLVAKKKEDRLLLQYIPDVATKLDVKGTTPQKKQQNLVTKTLQAMHTIDTFSQIYTKKMIRRYLFNALNIPKLHSGRVKERLFICEEMAFASYFVQENALKSFLDFLVHNEFKKYDPSLVHYAKKVKSPKQLAKTTAKTIKKLYYKNSLYPVLCLLHKSNLLANVVPPLKKVMFMPQFDGYHKYPVDIHSLMCIKALEEIDDPHLQNLWNNLNDEEKALLKLVILLHDSGKGRRQRHHDVGAKLFKTYAQKLGFSSDLIETGAILIKHHTDMTDNAYNKDFHNEKVLLAFVAPLKNKKRLDMLYLLTYADVNGVGNNVYTSYNAKLLKELYTLALESLQRSEILDEVSKRLKKENALKKNAAFLALPRMLQKRILSIESNLFFIKHKTEEIIEISKIAYETDDYTYKIKNDDFLRIEIIRTTPINLGYLLGKLSYLDIVSMEVFKLFDNKKFFRIEFMEKDEENIDFITHVIEDSFDMSKKIRLKRPIIEKSGIKIDCNHSKTYAMMSIEAPNQKGLLAYIAKVFDEFGIDIATAKIHTIKKRAKDLFLIEKNGNFCTRTEEILKKLLGE is encoded by the coding sequence TTGGATATAAAATATGTTATAGAGGAGCTTCTCAATGAAAATGCAGATGATCTCACTATCTCCAAAGCACTTCGCAACTCAATCAATGAATATTTCAAAAAATTAGATCAACTATTCGATAAAACACAGGGTAAAGATTTTCTTGTCAAACATACAAGGTATATTGATTCTATTATTACTGCTATATACAAAGTGGCAGTACGAAAAATGTTTGGAATCTACTCTCCCCTTTCAAATGCCATTCCCATAACAGTTATTGCTCTTGGAAGTTATGGAAGAGAGCAGCTCGCTCCCTATTCAGATATAGATCTTTTGATCTTATATGAAGAGACAGAAGGGTACAATACCAAAGCTCTCATAGAAAAGATTCTCTATATTATCTGGGATACGAAACTCAAACTCGGCCATAGGGTTCATGAGTTAAAAGAGATCCAAGAAATAGCAAAAAGTGACGATACTATCAAAACGGCCCTCTTAGAATCGCGTTTTTTGATAGGAAGTAAATATTTATGGTTTAAATATGAAAACGAGCTTGCAAAGGTGCGCCAATATAATCAAAAAGAGTATATTTTGGCAAAAATTGAAGAGGCAAAAAAACGCAGACACAAATACCCTTTTGCGATGGAGCCACATATAAAAGAGGGAGTGGGAAGCCTGCGCGATGCAAATCTGGTTTACTGGATTGCAAACGTAATATATGGCATAACTTCTTTAAAAAATCTCATTGGCACACTTTTCAATGAAGAGGAGTACAAAGAGTATCGTATCGCACTTGAATGGCTCTTTCGTATCCGTGCAGCTCTTCATCTTGTAGCTAAGAAAAAAGAGGATAGACTTTTACTACAATATATACCTGATGTGGCAACAAAGCTTGATGTCAAAGGTACAACGCCACAGAAAAAACAGCAAAATCTCGTCACAAAAACCCTCCAAGCTATGCATACGATTGATACTTTCTCTCAGATATATACAAAAAAGATGATACGCAGATATCTCTTTAATGCACTAAATATTCCAAAACTCCATAGTGGTAGAGTAAAAGAGAGACTCTTTATATGTGAAGAGATGGCATTTGCATCCTATTTTGTACAAGAAAATGCACTTAAATCATTTCTTGATTTTCTTGTGCACAATGAATTTAAAAAATATGATCCAAGCCTTGTGCACTATGCAAAAAAAGTAAAATCTCCTAAGCAATTAGCAAAAACGACTGCTAAAACCATCAAAAAACTCTACTATAAGAACAGTCTCTACCCCGTCTTATGCCTTTTACACAAAAGCAATCTCCTTGCAAATGTGGTACCTCCTCTTAAAAAAGTGATGTTTATGCCGCAATTTGATGGATATCACAAATACCCCGTAGATATTCATTCGCTCATGTGTATCAAAGCATTGGAAGAGATAGATGATCCACATTTACAAAATCTTTGGAATAATTTAAATGATGAAGAAAAAGCTCTTCTCAAACTTGTTATACTCCTCCATGATAGTGGTAAGGGCAGACGGCAAAGGCACCATGATGTTGGTGCCAAACTTTTTAAGACTTATGCACAAAAGTTGGGATTTTCTTCAGACTTAATTGAAACGGGCGCAATTCTTATCAAACACCACACAGATATGACAGATAACGCATATAACAAAGATTTTCATAATGAAAAAGTGCTTCTCGCTTTTGTAGCACCTCTCAAAAACAAAAAGAGACTGGATATGCTCTATCTTCTCACGTATGCTGATGTTAATGGTGTAGGAAACAATGTCTATACTTCATACAATGCAAAACTTCTCAAAGAGCTTTATACGCTTGCACTTGAATCTTTACAAAGAAGCGAAATACTCGATGAAGTAAGTAAAAGGCTCAAAAAAGAGAATGCACTGAAGAAAAATGCAGCATTTCTTGCTCTGCCAAGGATGCTGCAAAAACGTATTTTATCTATAGAATCAAATCTCTTTTTTATAAAGCATAAAACCGAAGAGATTATTGAAATATCAAAGATAGCTTATGAAACCGATGATTATACATACAAAATAAAAAATGATGACTTTTTGCGTATTGAGATCATTAGAACCACACCTATAAATTTGGGATATCTTCTTGGGAAACTCTCCTACCTCGATATAGTCTCTATGGAGGTGTTTAAGCTCTTTGATAATAAAAAGTTTTTTCGCATAGAATTTATGGAAAAAGATGAAGAGAATATCGACTTTATTACACATGTAATCGAAGATTCTTTTGATATGAGCAAAAAAATTCGCCTCAAACGTCCGATAATCGAAAAAAGTGGTATAAAAATCGATTGTAATCACTCAAAAACTTACGCGATGATGAGTATAGAAGCGCCCAATCAAAAAGGTTTGCTCGCTTATATAGCAAAAGTTTTTGATGAGTTTGGTATCGATATAGCCACAGCAAAGATTCATACTATTAAAAAAAGAGCGAAGGATCTCTTTTTGATAGAAAAGAATGGAAACTTTTGTACAAGAACTGAGGAAATCTTAAAAAAATTGCTAGGAGAGTAG
- a CDS encoding phosphoribosyltransferase, whose product MRYYSYEEFIRDLKTLTKKIDFKFDAIVAISRGGLTIAHFLGEYYNIRSVYAISAIGYEDQKKLPCVTIGNIPDLSCHERILIVDEIVDSGETLERVIAQVKEKFPHLICKSAVLFYKSSAKFQPDFFVQYADEWIDFFWTRDLHDTYDR is encoded by the coding sequence ATGCGCTATTACAGCTACGAAGAATTTATAAGAGATCTCAAAACTCTTACAAAAAAAATAGATTTTAAGTTTGATGCAATAGTTGCAATAAGTAGAGGTGGTTTAACGATCGCCCATTTTTTGGGAGAGTATTACAATATTCGTAGTGTTTATGCAATTAGTGCAATTGGCTATGAGGATCAAAAGAAATTACCATGTGTTACTATAGGCAATATTCCAGATCTTAGTTGTCATGAGCGCATTTTAATTGTAGATGAGATCGTTGATTCTGGTGAGACATTGGAGCGTGTGATTGCACAAGTAAAGGAGAAATTTCCTCATCTTATTTGCAAGTCTGCAGTACTGTTTTATAAATCGAGTGCAAAGTTTCAGCCAGATTTTTTTGTACAATATGCCGATGAATGGATAGATTTTTTTTGGACAAGGGATTTACATGATACTTATGATAGATAA
- the glmS gene encoding glutamine--fructose-6-phosphate transaminase (isomerizing): MCGIVGYIGQNNIKEFLLDGLKELEYRGYDSAGLAILQKSELKICKAVGKLENLRRKCADMKVEGFGVGIAHTRWATHGKPTELNAHPHLGEFSYVVHNGIIENYKELKESIDAKFVSQTDTEVIVHLFEKNLKELNDPLKAFKATIDALKGAYAILLITKAAPDKIFFAKEGSPLIVGKNEEEIYFASSDAPLIGHAKEVHYLEDGEWGVAAYGKVTLFKNEEHIEPDFQPLTINKELAQKGGYRFFMEKEIYEQSDVITETMMGRVVNSHIEFEEIESEFLQEIKAIKICACGTSYHAGLSGAYLIEKLARIPVSCEIASEFRYKDPVLHKDTLFIVISQSGETADTLEALKMAKSAGLKTLAICNVDNSSIVRLADRTILTRAGIEKGVASTKAFTTQVMVLWMLALYFSQLTNTLDENSRAKEIEALLHTPHALKVDENLHERIRRLSKRYLHGHGFFFIGRDIFFPLALEGALKLKEISYLHAEGYPAGEMKHGPIALADPELFTIALMPKNLLYDKIKSNVEELSARDSTICAISSQEFELADDFVRIHTWDHYMLEYYEMAVVLQLLAMEIAIRLGNDVDMPRNLAKSVTVE; encoded by the coding sequence GTGTGCGGAATTGTTGGTTACATTGGACAAAATAATATCAAAGAGTTTTTGCTTGATGGCTTAAAAGAGCTCGAATATAGAGGATATGATAGTGCAGGATTAGCAATACTGCAAAAGAGCGAACTTAAAATTTGCAAAGCTGTAGGAAAACTCGAAAATCTCCGCCGTAAATGTGCTGATATGAAAGTAGAGGGCTTTGGTGTTGGGATTGCTCATACAAGATGGGCAACTCATGGCAAACCAACAGAACTCAATGCCCATCCCCATTTAGGTGAGTTTAGTTATGTTGTCCACAATGGAATCATAGAAAACTATAAAGAGCTTAAAGAAAGTATCGATGCAAAATTTGTTAGTCAAACAGATACAGAAGTAATCGTACACCTTTTTGAAAAAAATTTAAAAGAGTTAAATGATCCTCTCAAAGCTTTTAAAGCAACTATCGATGCACTCAAAGGCGCTTATGCAATTTTGCTTATTACAAAAGCTGCACCAGATAAGATCTTCTTTGCAAAAGAGGGTTCCCCTCTCATAGTTGGCAAAAATGAAGAAGAGATCTATTTTGCTTCTAGCGATGCACCCCTCATAGGACACGCAAAAGAGGTGCACTATCTTGAAGATGGAGAGTGGGGAGTAGCTGCGTATGGCAAAGTTACACTCTTTAAAAATGAAGAGCACATCGAGCCCGATTTTCAACCGCTCACTATCAACAAAGAGCTCGCGCAAAAAGGTGGATATCGCTTTTTTATGGAAAAAGAGATCTATGAGCAAAGCGATGTAATTACTGAGACGATGATGGGAAGAGTGGTTAATTCACATATAGAGTTTGAAGAGATTGAGAGTGAATTTTTACAAGAAATCAAAGCAATCAAAATTTGTGCATGTGGCACAAGCTACCATGCAGGACTCAGTGGTGCCTATCTTATCGAAAAACTTGCTCGCATTCCTGTATCTTGCGAGATAGCTAGTGAGTTTCGCTATAAAGATCCTGTTTTACATAAAGATACGCTCTTTATTGTTATTAGCCAAAGTGGTGAGACAGCTGATACTCTCGAAGCTCTCAAGATGGCTAAGAGTGCAGGCCTTAAAACTTTAGCTATATGCAATGTAGATAACTCATCGATTGTACGACTTGCAGATCGCACTATTCTTACCCGTGCAGGCATAGAAAAAGGAGTTGCAAGTACCAAAGCATTTACAACGCAAGTGATGGTACTATGGATGCTAGCTCTCTATTTCTCTCAATTGACCAATACACTTGATGAAAACTCCCGCGCAAAAGAAATAGAAGCGCTGCTGCATACACCACATGCGCTCAAAGTTGATGAGAATCTCCATGAGCGTATTCGGCGTCTGTCAAAACGTTACCTCCATGGTCATGGATTTTTTTTCATTGGGCGTGATATTTTCTTTCCCCTTGCACTTGAGGGTGCATTAAAACTCAAAGAGATTAGTTATCTCCACGCAGAGGGCTACCCAGCTGGAGAGATGAAACATGGTCCCATTGCCCTTGCAGATCCCGAACTCTTTACTATTGCACTTATGCCAAAGAACCTCCTCTATGACAAAATCAAAAGCAATGTAGAAGAGCTTAGTGCAAGAGATTCTACAATTTGTGCAATCAGCTCGCAAGAGTTTGAACTCGCGGATGACTTTGTCCGTATCCACACATGGGATCACTATATGCTCGAATACTATGAGATGGCTGTAGTATTGCAGCTTTTGGCTATGGAGATTGCCATTAGACTCGGCAATGACGTAGATATGCCAAGAAACTTGGCCAAATCAGTAACGGTGGAATAA
- the fliS gene encoding flagellar export chaperone FliS: MNPLDAYMKNSVQTASPLEQVILLYDKAIVCLRAAKEDIKNGDIKSKISNITKVGDIIRALDSSLDFKNGGEIATNLHMLYDFINRSLFEVHAKNDLQLIDDLIEVLSRLKEGWEGIQSKV; the protein is encoded by the coding sequence ATGAATCCATTAGATGCATATATGAAAAATAGTGTGCAAACTGCTTCACCGCTAGAACAAGTTATTTTACTTTATGATAAAGCGATAGTCTGTCTTAGAGCAGCAAAAGAGGATATCAAAAATGGTGATATTAAATCAAAAATTAGTAATATTACAAAAGTAGGGGATATTATTCGTGCACTTGACAGTTCACTTGATTTTAAAAATGGCGGCGAGATAGCTACAAATCTCCATATGCTTTACGATTTTATCAATCGCAGTCTTTTTGAGGTGCATGCCAAAAATGATTTGCAACTCATTGATGATCTCATAGAAGTATTGTCTCGTCTCAAAGAGGGTTGGGAGGGAATACAATCAAAAGTATAG
- the mqnE gene encoding aminofutalosine synthase MqnE, giving the protein MDILQKLENGERLGFDEGVQLYDVDLFTLAKYADKRRKELYGKKSFFNINRHINPTNICKDICKFCAFSANRKNPNPYTMSHDEVLAIVEDASKRGIKEVHIVSAHNDKARLDWYLGMFRKIKEQFPHIHIKALTAAEVNFLAKEYGLEFEEMIDLMIDNGVDSMPGGGAEIFDEEVREYICKGKVSSQEWLQIHRLWHKRGRKSNATMLFGHVEKREHRIDHMLRLRNLQDETGGFNCFIPLIYQKENNYLKVQNFVTGQEYLKTIAIARILLDNIPHIKAYWATSTLNLALVAQEFGADDLDGTIEREAIQSAAGAQSRYGVPLEEFVALIKDSGFIPVERDSLYNEIKVW; this is encoded by the coding sequence ATGGATATTCTCCAAAAACTAGAAAACGGTGAGCGGCTCGGTTTTGATGAAGGTGTACAGCTCTATGATGTAGATCTTTTTACATTAGCAAAATATGCAGATAAAAGAAGAAAAGAGCTTTATGGTAAAAAGAGTTTTTTTAATATCAATCGTCATATAAATCCAACAAATATCTGTAAAGACATCTGTAAGTTCTGCGCTTTTAGCGCCAACCGTAAAAATCCAAATCCTTATACAATGAGCCATGATGAAGTTTTGGCAATAGTCGAAGATGCAAGTAAGCGAGGCATCAAAGAGGTGCATATTGTCTCAGCGCATAATGACAAAGCTAGACTTGATTGGTATTTGGGGATGTTTCGCAAAATTAAAGAGCAATTTCCTCATATTCATATAAAAGCCCTCACTGCAGCTGAGGTGAATTTTTTGGCAAAAGAGTATGGTCTTGAGTTTGAAGAGATGATCGATTTGATGATTGATAATGGTGTAGATAGTATGCCAGGAGGTGGTGCTGAAATATTTGATGAAGAGGTAAGAGAATATATCTGCAAAGGAAAAGTCTCAAGCCAAGAGTGGCTGCAAATTCATAGACTTTGGCACAAAAGAGGGCGTAAAAGTAATGCCACAATGCTTTTTGGCCATGTAGAAAAAAGGGAGCATCGTATAGATCATATGCTGCGACTGCGTAATCTTCAAGATGAAACAGGAGGTTTTAACTGTTTTATTCCTCTTATTTATCAAAAAGAGAACAACTACCTCAAAGTCCAAAATTTTGTAACAGGCCAGGAGTATCTCAAAACTATAGCAATTGCAAGAATCTTGCTTGATAACATTCCTCATATCAAAGCCTATTGGGCTACCTCTACGCTCAATCTTGCACTTGTTGCGCAGGAGTTTGGTGCAGATGATTTAGATGGTACAATTGAGCGCGAAGCTATTCAAAGTGCTGCAGGAGCCCAAAGCCGTTATGGTGTGCCACTAGAAGAGTTTGTAGCACTTATTAAAGATAGCGGTTTTATTCCCGTCGAGCGTGACAGCCTCTACAATGAAATAAAAGTTTGGTAA
- the flgK gene encoding flagellar hook-associated protein FlgK — protein MSLFSLLNINSQSLNSFQKGIDLVNKNINNVNNKDYSKERAVFTELANYGVSLTEAHRIFDQRYFDRFIHENQKYSFYNEVASSLGTIESIFNDIQGSGLAEEFNKYYQAINDIINEPDNIPARNAFIEQAKVLISKFQNSYESLENEKDNLHLAMQSEADTINNLTQSLALINKKIAGQPKNLIPEQEKLNSLLNERNKLIKDLSKHIDVKVRYNPNQTVDIFSAKGHALVLHDNRYKLSVDTSNSKDLEFDLKTFSAKIFINGQELTDDFTKGSLSAKLQVEKTIDATITKLNKLLHTFAIENNNVNKSGIKLNGNNGSDIFSSTDSTQEINLANIKVAIQKPDEIAAAKDANDLPNDNSNIKDLYALKGKPITELDNKTFYNYYIKMVSDIANEKNRNEGLAHDTEQLVNALDDKLQEIGGVNLDEELVNLTQLQRSYQAAARVISVTDKLLETVMSIIR, from the coding sequence ATGTCTCTTTTTAGCCTACTTAATATCAATAGCCAATCTCTCAACAGCTTCCAAAAAGGCATAGATCTTGTCAATAAAAATATAAATAATGTTAACAACAAAGACTACTCCAAAGAGAGGGCTGTTTTTACAGAACTTGCAAACTATGGTGTCTCTCTCACTGAAGCACACCGTATCTTTGATCAGCGCTACTTTGATCGCTTTATACACGAAAATCAAAAATACTCTTTTTATAACGAGGTTGCATCATCTTTAGGCACTATTGAATCGATTTTTAATGACATTCAAGGAAGTGGACTAGCTGAAGAGTTTAACAAATATTACCAAGCTATTAATGATATTATCAATGAACCAGATAATATCCCTGCGCGCAATGCATTTATAGAGCAAGCAAAGGTTTTGATATCCAAATTTCAAAACAGCTACGAATCGCTTGAAAATGAAAAAGACAACCTCCATCTAGCCATGCAAAGTGAAGCCGATACTATCAACAACCTTACCCAAAGTCTCGCACTCATAAATAAAAAAATAGCAGGTCAACCCAAAAACCTCATCCCAGAGCAAGAAAAACTCAACTCGCTGCTCAATGAGCGTAATAAACTCATCAAAGATCTTAGTAAACATATCGATGTAAAGGTACGCTACAACCCAAATCAAACGGTTGATATCTTCAGTGCTAAAGGGCATGCTCTCGTTCTTCATGATAATAGGTATAAACTCAGCGTCGATACTTCCAATTCAAAAGACCTAGAATTCGACCTTAAAACATTTTCAGCCAAAATCTTCATTAATGGACAAGAACTGACTGACGATTTTACCAAGGGTAGTCTCAGTGCAAAACTGCAAGTAGAAAAGACAATAGATGCTACTATTACTAAACTCAACAAGCTATTGCATACATTCGCTATAGAAAATAATAATGTGAATAAAAGTGGTATTAAACTCAATGGAAATAATGGAAGCGATATTTTTTCTTCTACAGACTCTACACAGGAGATAAACCTTGCAAATATCAAAGTAGCTATCCAAAAACCTGATGAGATTGCAGCTGCAAAAGATGCAAATGATCTCCCAAATGATAACAGCAATATAAAAGATCTCTATGCACTCAAAGGCAAACCAATAACTGAACTTGACAATAAAACATTCTATAACTATTATATAAAGATGGTAAGCGATATTGCGAATGAGAAAAATCGCAATGAAGGTCTCGCGCATGATACTGAACAACTTGTCAATGCTTTGGACGATAAGTTGCAAGAGATTGGAGGGGTCAATCTCGATGAGGAGCTTGTCAATCTTACGCAGTTGCAGCGATCATATCAAGCGGCAGCGAGAGTTATAAGTGTAACTGATAAACTATTAGAAACAGTTATGAGTATAATTCGCTAA
- a CDS encoding anthranilate synthase component II yields the protein MILMIDNYDSFTYNIVQYCLELGANLKVIRNDEMSVEEIEKLNPEKIIISPGPATPNEAGVSLDVVKKFAERKPILGICLGHQTIAQAFGGEIIQAKNMMHGKTSQIVVSDNTKIFNKLPKEFRATRYHSLVVNQNNLPSIIKPTAYSKDDKEIMALEVAGRPIYGVQFHPESIMSEHGYEILDNFLHI from the coding sequence ATGATACTTATGATAGATAATTACGATAGCTTTACATATAACATTGTGCAATACTGCTTAGAGCTTGGAGCAAATCTCAAAGTTATTCGCAATGACGAAATGAGCGTTGAAGAGATTGAAAAACTCAATCCTGAAAAAATTATCATTTCACCAGGCCCTGCTACACCAAATGAGGCTGGAGTAAGTCTTGATGTTGTCAAAAAATTTGCTGAGAGAAAACCTATTCTTGGGATTTGCCTTGGACATCAAACTATTGCGCAAGCTTTTGGGGGAGAGATTATTCAAGCAAAAAATATGATGCATGGAAAAACTTCGCAAATTGTAGTTAGTGACAATACAAAAATTTTTAACAAACTCCCTAAAGAGTTTCGTGCTACGCGTTACCATTCTCTTGTTGTCAATCAAAACAACCTTCCATCTATTATCAAGCCAACTGCTTATAGCAAAGATGATAAAGAGATTATGGCATTGGAAGTGGCAGGAAGACCGATATATGGTGTACAATTTCATCCTGAATCAATTATGAGTGAACACGGATACGAAATACTGGATAATTTTTTGCATATATGA
- the flgL gene encoding flagellar hook-associated protein FlgL — protein MRVSNNQIYHTFLKYDKTRQENIARYTNQIASGKRILNPSDDIVAVAKSLKVKETANELDGYLRNITTIENHQIAAQTALTNIYDAAQDARAEIVRLLNHGVLDQEDAEIVDDYLQGLKNYIIDQANTKIGDTYLFAGTKSDTKPFNPDGTYNGNNKTQTVPVSKGYEVDSTFNGKEVLGAQSGKIKIVEMIDRIHDKIQAGTLTGIDDSWLEEFDKGMEEISRHRSFIGSQQKNVEDFRLQHEAYKTMYNDMIAKFEDADIAEAVAKLEQSKVAYEASMAVFSQNKDLSLLKYFAA, from the coding sequence ATGAGAGTAAGTAATAATCAGATTTATCATACATTCTTGAAGTATGATAAAACACGACAAGAAAATATTGCCCGTTACACCAATCAGATAGCATCTGGTAAGCGCATTCTCAACCCATCTGATGATATCGTAGCTGTCGCAAAATCACTCAAAGTAAAAGAGACAGCAAACGAGCTTGATGGATATTTGCGCAATATTACTACCATAGAAAATCATCAAATTGCAGCGCAAACTGCACTTACAAATATCTATGATGCAGCCCAGGATGCAAGAGCGGAAATAGTACGTCTCCTCAACCATGGCGTCTTGGACCAAGAAGATGCAGAGATTGTCGATGATTATCTTCAAGGACTCAAAAACTATATCATTGATCAGGCAAATACAAAAATTGGAGATACCTATCTCTTTGCTGGTACAAAGAGTGATACAAAACCCTTTAATCCAGACGGAACATATAATGGCAATAATAAAACACAAACTGTTCCCGTATCTAAAGGATATGAAGTAGATAGCACATTTAATGGCAAAGAGGTTCTTGGTGCGCAATCAGGCAAGATAAAAATTGTAGAGATGATAGACCGTATTCATGACAAAATCCAAGCAGGTACTCTTACTGGCATTGATGACTCATGGCTAGAAGAGTTTGATAAAGGAATGGAAGAGATTTCAAGGCATCGCTCATTTATCGGTAGCCAGCAAAAGAATGTAGAAGATTTTAGGCTTCAACATGAAGCATACAAAACAATGTATAACGATATGATCGCAAAATTTGAAGATGCAGATATAGCTGAAGCAGTCGCAAAGCTTGAGCAGTCTAAAGTAGCATATGAAGCTTCTATGGCAGTATTTTCACAAAACAAAGATCTCTCTTTACTCAAGTACTTCGCAGCCTAA